Part of the Chitinivibrionales bacterium genome, TTGCTCTCCTGAACCTTTTCGGGATCCTGATCGACCAGGGAAAGGATCCTGTCGGGCATAAGAAGCCCGATAATTTCCGCGGCAGCCGCGGCAACAGAACAGCAAAGGAGAAACACGCTGTAAACAGGACCGCTCATTACTGCTCCGCCGGCGGTTCTCTGAGTTCTTTAACAAGCCGGGCCCGGGCTTTGGCGAGAAAGGACTGAAATTCCGGTTCCCGATAGTCCGGATAGGTCCATGAAAAATATCGATACTTTCCCTTCCGAAAATGGAGCGTCACTTCGGCATATATTCCCTTTGCCAGATATATCCTGTGAAAAAAATCTTTGGTCGATGCCAAAACGAGTTTGTCTCTTGCCAGAAATCCAGGATCGAGATTGATGCATCTTTTATCGGAGCGAAGAAATTTGCTTTCAAGTGAATTGGTATAGGTTTTTATTGTTGCCAGACAATCCCTTTCGATAACTCCGGGAAAAGTAACATAGAGTTTCTGAAGATTACTTCCCATCTCTTTCCGGTAATAATCGGTAAAATTATCAAAGGAAACCGGACCATAACTGAAATCGGTTTCTCCCCATTTCTTTTTAAGGTATTTCCATAAGCGATCAATCTCAGCGTCTTTTGAACAGGTAATTGCCAGAAAAAGTTTAACCGGCTGAGGACGGACTGCAGCTCCCATATACCGCTCCATGACAAAGGTGGATATCAATATATAACTCATTTAAATATATTAAATTATAATCGTAATCCAAAAGAGAAAATTTTTATTTGTGGTTTGACGGTAGTTGTTAAATCACCTATTTTCAATGGGGTCAATCTTGACTTGGACCCCGGGATAGAAC contains:
- a CDS encoding DUF4416 family protein, which produces MSYILISTFVMERYMGAAVRPQPVKLFLAITCSKDAEIDRLWKYLKKKWGETDFSYGPVSFDNFTDYYRKEMGSNLQKLYVTFPGVIERDCLATIKTYTNSLESKFLRSDKRCINLDPGFLARDKLVLASTKDFFHRIYLAKGIYAEVTLHFRKGKYRYFSWTYPDYREPEFQSFLAKARARLVKELREPPAEQ